Proteins co-encoded in one Flavobacterium fluviale genomic window:
- a CDS encoding TetR/AcrR family transcriptional regulator has protein sequence MERKEVSGTVRNKERSKIKFLEAVGKILKAQGFTGLKINNIASEAGVDKKMIYTYFGGLDGLMDTYIRSQDYWSNVSTEKIQTDSKDGGKVLLKEMLYNQFTYVHEKEELQKLLLWRLSEERPALRKMTELQEENGEELFKAIFDPHFGKNAEKFRAITALLVSGLYYLNMYAVFNGSCFSGLDMQSEKGRKQVEEALSFLIDKTYEEL, from the coding sequence ATGGAAAGAAAAGAAGTTTCTGGAACAGTGCGCAACAAGGAACGCAGCAAAATAAAATTTTTGGAAGCGGTAGGAAAAATATTGAAGGCTCAAGGTTTTACTGGTTTAAAAATAAACAACATTGCTTCTGAAGCGGGTGTAGACAAAAAAATGATTTACACTTATTTTGGCGGATTAGATGGCTTGATGGACACCTACATTCGCTCGCAAGATTATTGGAGTAATGTGTCGACTGAAAAAATACAAACGGATTCGAAAGATGGTGGAAAAGTTTTGCTGAAAGAAATGCTGTACAACCAATTTACATATGTTCACGAAAAAGAAGAATTGCAAAAATTATTGCTTTGGCGTCTTTCCGAAGAGCGACCTGCATTGCGAAAAATGACCGAATTGCAGGAAGAGAATGGTGAAGAATTGTTTAAAGCGATATTCGATCCGCACTTTGGAAAAAATGCCGAAAAATTTCGTGCTATTACAGCTCTTCTTGTGTCTGGATTATATTATCTCAATATGTATGCAGTCTTTAATGGAAGCTGTTTTTCGGGTTTGGATATGCAATCAGAAAAGGGACGCAAACAAGTGGAAGAAGCCTTGTCTTTTCTTATAGACAAGACGTATGAGGAGTTATAA
- a CDS encoding DUF6443 domain-containing protein, producing the protein MKKYISIIFLLFLAKTAVTAQTFSDDNFIYTIAPKKAVQSGNLSSLTKDQMNQTVQYFDGLGRPIQTIVPAQGGNGEDLVTPAAYDEFGRQLKEYLPYAVSNGSSSYPRVDPGSAVSAVSSFYNTEKYENTSNPFSEKKLEPSPLNKVLKQAAPGASWAMGEGHEIKFDYQTNTAADNVKLYKVITTWKEDLGLYDISLSVPETYAENQLYKTVTFDENTTASPAEGAGSTVEFKNKQGQVILKRTYDAGDPHDTYYVYDVYGNLTYVIPPKVEGSIDVDVLNGLCYQYKYDNKNRLASKKLPGKQWEFIVYDKLDRPVASGPALSPFRNETAEGWVITKYDAFGRPIYTGWLGQTATAASRKGLQDTQNSAALLFETKQTSGTIDDIPAYYSNTIEPTNFKLLTVNYYDDYAFPNAQAVPSSVEGQTVLQNVKSLAAGSWIRALSTASSTAGETSTIFYDDKARPVKNYLQNYLGGYSSSENKLDFTGKTLYTITRHKRTSSNSEITVREDFTYSAQDRLLTHTHQINGGTVELLAENTYDALGQLESKKVGNSSGNPLQKIDFVYNIRGWLKEINKTDNLQQNTDPVDLFAFKINYDITQTDVSGVNPLYNGNIAETFWKTATDINERAYGYKYDHLNRLKNAVYEKNGLTTSAYDENLTYDKNGNIKSLTRKGDYDPQVGNFDIDDLVYTYPTNSNQLSKVADNSNNSSGFNDANKTDDDYSYDDFGNMTTDKNKNITAITYNHLNLPKKITFGTTGTIEYIYNASGQKLEKIVSEGTVTTTTNYLGGYQYKDNVLEFFPTAEGYVKNTAEALSYVYQYKDHLGNVRVSYAKNPATQVLDIIDETHYYPFGLKHSGYVASQESNNKYKYNGKELQDELGLEVYDYGARNYDPALGRWMNIDPKAENSRRWNPYNYAYNNPIYFIDPDGMQADDWVRTQDGQMIYDSRVTNQETAKEFYGNSTYVAVGESYTSSKGTKVELGKNGAFTVDGVSDQAVDQAPLSLMSNGLNEIIEFNSSIDSSVQALQILGVTSKSLDAVGGFTGNAATLLDVGRVGMDYAQGEIGEGRALFRLGTIGAATAAGSVVGGEVGSAIPVPGVGTAAGAIAGGVIGGGSSVVEEAYDKVSEEIQRSFNNFINTVNLAGSNSKR; encoded by the coding sequence ATGAAAAAATATATATCCATAATATTCTTATTATTTCTTGCTAAAACGGCTGTTACAGCTCAGACATTTAGTGACGATAATTTTATTTATACAATAGCACCTAAAAAAGCGGTACAGTCTGGCAATTTAAGTTCCCTTACCAAGGATCAGATGAATCAGACCGTACAATATTTCGACGGGCTTGGACGCCCTATACAAACTATTGTTCCGGCTCAGGGCGGAAATGGGGAAGATTTAGTGACTCCGGCCGCCTATGATGAGTTTGGAAGACAGCTCAAAGAATATCTGCCCTATGCAGTATCAAATGGCAGCAGCAGTTATCCGAGAGTAGATCCAGGTTCGGCAGTAAGCGCTGTGTCTTCATTTTACAATACAGAAAAATATGAAAACACTTCTAATCCTTTCTCTGAGAAGAAATTGGAACCGTCCCCTTTAAATAAAGTACTTAAACAGGCAGCTCCGGGAGCTTCCTGGGCAATGGGAGAAGGACACGAAATAAAATTTGATTATCAGACCAATACCGCAGCCGACAATGTTAAACTTTATAAAGTTATAACGACATGGAAAGAGGATCTGGGGCTATATGACATCTCACTTTCAGTTCCAGAAACTTATGCTGAAAACCAATTGTACAAAACCGTTACGTTTGACGAAAATACAACAGCTAGTCCCGCAGAAGGTGCCGGCTCAACAGTTGAATTCAAAAACAAGCAGGGACAGGTTATTTTAAAAAGAACTTATGATGCGGGTGATCCGCATGATACCTATTATGTATACGATGTTTATGGAAATTTAACTTACGTGATTCCGCCAAAAGTGGAAGGAAGTATAGATGTTGATGTTTTAAACGGGTTATGCTACCAATACAAATACGATAATAAAAACCGGCTGGCATCAAAAAAACTGCCCGGAAAACAGTGGGAATTTATTGTGTACGATAAACTGGACAGACCTGTTGCATCGGGTCCAGCACTGTCTCCCTTTAGGAATGAGACTGCCGAAGGATGGGTTATTACAAAATACGATGCATTTGGCAGACCAATTTACACAGGCTGGCTGGGCCAGACTGCAACAGCTGCTTCGAGAAAGGGACTGCAGGACACCCAGAACAGCGCAGCTCTGCTGTTTGAAACGAAACAGACTTCTGGAACGATCGACGACATACCAGCCTATTACAGCAATACTATTGAACCGACAAATTTTAAACTGCTGACGGTTAATTATTATGATGATTATGCTTTTCCAAATGCGCAGGCTGTTCCCTCTTCAGTGGAGGGGCAGACGGTTCTGCAGAATGTAAAAAGTCTTGCGGCAGGAAGCTGGATAAGAGCATTAAGCACAGCCTCTTCAACTGCCGGGGAAACCAGCACCATATTTTACGATGATAAAGCAAGGCCCGTAAAAAATTATCTTCAGAATTATCTGGGCGGTTATAGCTCCAGTGAGAATAAGCTTGACTTTACAGGAAAAACACTGTACACAATCACCAGACACAAGCGCACCTCCAGTAATTCAGAAATAACAGTAAGAGAGGATTTTACCTATTCTGCACAGGACAGACTGCTGACCCATACACATCAGATAAACGGCGGAACTGTAGAGCTTTTGGCAGAGAACACCTATGACGCTTTAGGACAGCTTGAAAGCAAAAAAGTCGGAAACAGCTCTGGAAACCCGCTCCAGAAAATCGATTTTGTCTATAATATAAGGGGATGGCTCAAGGAAATTAACAAAACAGATAATTTACAGCAGAATACTGATCCAGTTGATTTGTTTGCTTTTAAGATCAATTACGATATAACGCAGACAGATGTTTCTGGAGTCAATCCCTTGTACAACGGCAACATTGCTGAAACTTTCTGGAAAACTGCCACAGATATAAACGAGCGTGCTTACGGTTATAAATACGATCATTTAAACCGTCTGAAAAATGCAGTTTATGAAAAAAACGGACTAACAACCAGTGCGTATGATGAAAACCTCACTTATGACAAAAACGGAAATATAAAGAGTCTAACTCGTAAGGGAGATTATGACCCTCAGGTTGGGAATTTTGATATAGATGATTTGGTTTATACGTATCCGACAAACTCCAATCAATTATCAAAAGTGGCAGACAACTCCAATAACAGCAGCGGATTCAATGATGCTAATAAAACAGATGATGATTACAGCTATGATGATTTTGGTAATATGACTACAGATAAAAACAAAAATATTACTGCTATTACCTATAATCATCTCAATCTGCCAAAGAAAATAACATTTGGAACAACAGGCACTATTGAGTACATTTACAACGCATCGGGACAAAAACTGGAGAAAATAGTTAGTGAAGGTACTGTAACAACAACCACAAATTATTTGGGCGGTTACCAGTACAAAGACAATGTTTTAGAGTTTTTCCCGACAGCAGAGGGATATGTAAAGAATACGGCAGAAGCACTTTCATATGTTTATCAGTACAAAGACCATTTAGGAAATGTTCGTGTGAGTTATGCTAAAAACCCAGCCACTCAAGTTCTTGATATTATTGATGAAACGCATTATTATCCTTTTGGTTTAAAACATTCAGGTTATGTAGCAAGTCAAGAGAGTAATAATAAATATAAATACAATGGGAAAGAGTTGCAGGACGAGCTGGGGCTTGAGGTTTATGACTATGGAGCAAGAAATTATGATCCAGCATTAGGGCGTTGGATGAATATAGATCCTAAGGCTGAAAATTCTCGTAGATGGAATCCTTATAATTACGCATATAATAATCCAATTTATTTTATTGATCCAGATGGAATGCAAGCAGATGATTGGGTTAGAACTCAAGATGGTCAAATGATTTATGATAGTCGAGTTACTAATCAGGAAACAGCGAAAGAGTTTTATGGTAATTCAACATATGTTGCCGTGGGAGAATCCTATACATCTTCAAAGGGTACTAAAGTTGAACTAGGTAAAAATGGAGCTTTTACGGTTGATGGGGTATCTGATCAAGCTGTTGATCAAGCGCCTTTAAGTCTTATGAGTAATGGATTAAATGAAATAATCGAGTTTAATTCATCGATTGATAGTAGTGTTCAAGCACTTCAAATATTAGGTGTAACTAGTAAATCTTTAGATGCTGTAGGAGGATTTACAGGTAATGCTGCAACATTACTTGATGTAGGACGAGTAGGAATGGATTACGCACAAGGCGAAATTGGAGAAGGTAGAGCTCTGTTCCGTTTAGGTACAATTGGAGCGGCAACAGCCGCAGGATCAGTTGTAGGTGGAGAAGTTGGTTCTGCAATACCAGTCCCAGGAGTCGGAACTGCAGCAGGAGCCATTGCAGGTGGTGTAATTGGTGGAGGCTCAAGTGTTGTAGAGGAAGCTTATGACAAAGTTTCTGAAGAAATTCAAAGAAGTTTCAATAATTTTATAAATACAGTAAACCTAGCTGGATCAAATTCAAAACGTTAA
- a CDS encoding DUF5977 domain-containing protein: protein MYHYINSLKAIGQGFLIKNLILTLNLFFFFLSISTLYAQETPEQGINIVTPSIDNYNFTKYGNLDMSNNNGGFAYSVPLYTVKQGRITVPISLNYYTDGVKVNDIAGIAGMNWNLAAGGMITRVVKDEPDEFTQTIKYRPDSQSMLDIIAGNYSDAEYLAGKRAEAMNIWNSTYNTIGTAYYNKLDTEQDAYSFNFNGHSGNFYIENDQIYLDTDEIGIRASYERLVIEGVVTLKFTFITPDGMKYIFGGTSETVESSEISGDCARAFRSPIPTTWHLKQIEYQHQTVVFSYKTIFKNYPYDFSQSVTYKTKLRYSTCGTPAASIFECNTTFRTSNAKVLTKIDFGVCKVELDYLTQREDYYAGHLLNSISVYNGFSEVEKINMSYVYANSTTNNSPTPTVSVNKKRVFLESLSFKNNSVQKFEYNNIDGLSPRLAYSQDIYGYNNGNAFASLLNVYYDGTRENGYSQYMNREFPGMVDRADRSTDQIKSLYGTLNKIIYPTKGYSVIQYENNLSLENVDVQISETREIQSNKTPCHPLNDDEFPSTQTFNFTSNGSVMYFFANASVDWCEGVTVEEGHDRHSLTIRDLTNNSIVYSLTIDADQVFRSDGSTISLQQGDGIISPINTVAGRQYSVTYSTLSKFNDVYGNLSFQYNFQDVKELRMVNYSGARVKSIADYDSSGEKYNEKKYVYNEVKDLNSGKTSLHHNFLFSPWKFDCTVPPCLDGRSSTTYVDCNNTITFGSSNYLSGVLSRGNRINYKTVSVILPNQNAIENKYMVSTGELDAPEIVYRKALKGTTRSNPEGWFDGKLEQANIYNFLDNGNNPVKTTISKYGILKEEIFYNYNTELGLDSGTGMDIMNKDHVTNDLPYNIGCNTIICNLQGKIGIEKYFNHCIIRAKTETIETEYLHGQAITNTTKYFYNAANNYLLSSQTTANSEGETLESKYYYASNPDMAGQPFRDELVAKNMLQPPLKTESYNGSKISEQLTVYDNSALTSNLLMPKSIYSGKFPDSSVLDKKITYDKYDDKGNLLQFTPEGGIPVSIIWGYHQTQPIAKLENLTYDQAESYVANIQTLSNADNDNCMSANCNEQILRTALNNLRTVFSQAMVSTYTYNPLIGVTSMTDPKGTASYYEYDSAGRLKFIKDKDLNVLQKYCYNFKGQQINCDDNSSSSVVLYKSAARSGSFTKDNCDAGGVGSAVIYTQAAGAAVSTISQDDADSKGLTKFNTDGKVYANLHGDCTFSSTAYSGSFTKNNCASGGEGSSVAYSQAAGASTSKTSQAHANEIGLQKFNTEGQVYANSEGYCTFRSIAYSGTFTKNTCALGGTGLSVTYSQAAGVETSTISQSDADAKGLVRFNADGLAYANTNGQCLFKNTVQSRSIIRTNCAAGGAPGIAIYTVPAGRYDSYTSQADADARAQNEIDVNGEAYANANASCRFLNTLQSRIIERNNCAAGGTPGSVIYNVTAGNYDSYISQADADAKAQNEINLNGQLYANTNAICTFKNTVQSGLFTRNNCAAGGTPESIYYSVSAGIYESNISQADADAKAQNYVAQNGQAYANANARCTFWNTAQSRLFTRNNCAPGGTPASVWYTVPAGRYHSNDSQAAADSQAQSEIDVNGQAFANNDANAKCTFWNSERSGLFTRNNCAPGGTPASAWYTVPAGRYSSVESQAAADAQAQNEINANGQAYANNDANAKCTFWNTAQSGLFTKNDCAVGGIPGTAWYTVPAGRYSSTESQAAADAQAQNEINANGQNHANANAVCTFSNVLKMQSFTKNNCDAGGVPGTATYVVPAGRYFSTYSQAAADDQAQQEINANGQNHANANAGCTYYSAARSGSFTRNNCGVGTVVGSTVSYSQNAGVEYSVTSQAEADARGLQRFNTDGQAYANVNGYCFYYNRAKSGSFTKNNCASGYQPGAPTIYTVPANSLISYNSQAEADNFAQDMVNSNGQTYANANGICNPIYFDASGDMQIALKKMFITLTASSSNHNGKIFNIEIYYDTASNPSAYQTATLQLLPGETNKTFTVGVPARTYASMSFY from the coding sequence ATGTACCATTATATAAACAGCCTAAAAGCAATTGGACAGGGTTTCCTGATAAAGAATCTTATTTTAACCTTAAACTTATTTTTCTTCTTTTTAAGTATTTCTACACTATATGCTCAGGAAACCCCAGAACAGGGCATTAATATTGTGACACCTTCTATAGATAATTATAATTTCACCAAATATGGAAATCTTGATATGTCTAATAATAATGGCGGATTTGCATATTCAGTTCCTTTATATACAGTTAAACAAGGCAGAATTACTGTTCCTATCTCTTTAAATTACTACACAGACGGCGTTAAAGTTAATGATATTGCAGGTATTGCAGGAATGAACTGGAATTTAGCGGCTGGAGGTATGATTACCAGAGTGGTAAAAGACGAGCCCGATGAATTCACCCAAACAATAAAATACAGACCTGATTCTCAGTCTATGCTGGATATAATTGCTGGGAACTACAGCGATGCGGAGTATTTGGCTGGTAAAAGAGCAGAAGCCATGAATATCTGGAACAGTACCTATAATACGATTGGTACTGCTTATTACAATAAACTGGATACGGAACAGGATGCGTACAGTTTCAATTTTAATGGTCACAGCGGTAATTTTTATATTGAAAACGATCAAATTTATTTAGACACAGATGAAATTGGAATACGTGCTTCTTACGAACGATTAGTTATTGAAGGCGTTGTTACTCTAAAGTTTACTTTCATTACTCCTGATGGTATGAAGTATATTTTCGGCGGTACAAGTGAAACTGTCGAAAGTTCTGAAATTTCTGGGGACTGTGCCAGAGCTTTTCGTTCTCCTATACCAACAACATGGCACTTAAAACAAATTGAATACCAACACCAGACGGTTGTTTTTTCTTATAAGACAATTTTCAAGAATTATCCCTATGATTTTTCCCAGAGCGTAACGTATAAAACTAAGTTAAGATACAGCACCTGTGGCACACCAGCAGCATCAATTTTTGAATGTAATACAACTTTTAGGACAAGTAATGCAAAAGTCTTAACTAAAATTGATTTTGGGGTTTGTAAAGTTGAGTTAGATTATTTAACACAGCGAGAAGATTATTATGCCGGCCACCTGCTGAACTCAATTTCTGTGTATAATGGTTTTTCAGAGGTTGAAAAAATTAATATGTCTTATGTATATGCAAACAGCACAACCAACAACAGCCCCACACCAACTGTTTCAGTAAATAAAAAAAGAGTATTTCTAGAAAGTCTTTCATTTAAGAATAATTCGGTCCAGAAATTTGAATATAATAACATAGATGGATTAAGTCCAAGACTTGCTTACAGTCAGGATATTTATGGGTATAATAATGGCAATGCCTTTGCTTCTCTACTGAATGTGTATTATGACGGCACTAGAGAAAATGGTTATTCGCAATATATGAATAGGGAATTCCCGGGTATGGTGGATCGGGCAGACCGCTCAACAGATCAGATTAAATCTTTGTATGGCACCCTTAATAAGATAATTTATCCTACTAAAGGTTATTCAGTCATTCAGTATGAAAATAACTTAAGTTTAGAAAATGTTGATGTTCAGATATCCGAAACAAGAGAGATTCAGTCGAACAAAACACCTTGTCACCCTTTAAATGATGATGAGTTTCCAAGCACTCAGACGTTTAATTTTACATCAAACGGATCCGTGATGTATTTTTTTGCAAATGCGTCTGTAGATTGGTGCGAGGGAGTTACAGTTGAAGAAGGGCATGACAGACATTCATTAACAATAAGAGATCTTACAAACAACTCTATTGTTTACAGCCTGACAATTGATGCTGATCAGGTTTTTAGATCTGATGGAAGCACTATCTCTCTTCAACAAGGAGATGGAATTATATCACCGATAAACACTGTTGCAGGACGTCAATACAGTGTTACTTACAGCACACTTTCTAAATTTAATGATGTTTACGGGAATCTTTCCTTTCAATACAATTTTCAAGATGTAAAAGAACTCCGTATGGTAAACTACAGCGGGGCCAGGGTGAAATCTATTGCAGATTATGATAGTAGCGGTGAGAAGTATAATGAAAAAAAGTACGTTTATAATGAGGTTAAAGATCTGAATTCAGGAAAAACAAGTCTGCACCATAATTTTTTATTCTCACCTTGGAAATTTGATTGTACTGTCCCGCCATGTCTTGACGGCAGATCATCAACGACATACGTGGACTGTAATAACACAATAACATTTGGTTCCAGTAATTATTTAAGCGGCGTACTCTCTCGTGGAAACAGAATTAATTACAAGACTGTTTCGGTCATTTTACCCAACCAAAACGCTATTGAAAACAAATATATGGTAAGCACTGGAGAATTAGATGCTCCTGAGATTGTTTACAGGAAAGCTCTGAAAGGTACTACCAGATCTAATCCTGAGGGATGGTTTGACGGAAAGCTGGAACAGGCCAATATCTACAATTTTCTAGATAATGGAAACAATCCTGTAAAAACTACCATTTCAAAATATGGAATTCTTAAAGAAGAGATCTTTTACAATTACAATACAGAATTAGGTTTAGACAGCGGAACAGGTATGGATATCATGAACAAAGACCATGTTACAAATGATCTGCCTTATAATATTGGCTGTAACACAATTATTTGTAATCTACAGGGGAAAATAGGCATTGAAAAATACTTTAACCACTGTATAATTCGTGCTAAAACAGAAACAATTGAAACAGAATACCTACACGGACAAGCCATAACCAATACAACTAAATATTTTTACAACGCTGCTAATAATTATCTTTTAAGCTCACAGACTACAGCCAATTCAGAAGGTGAGACATTAGAAAGCAAATATTATTATGCTTCCAATCCAGATATGGCCGGCCAGCCGTTTAGAGACGAGCTTGTAGCAAAAAATATGCTGCAGCCGCCTTTAAAAACAGAAAGTTATAATGGCAGTAAAATTTCAGAGCAGCTTACTGTTTATGATAACAGTGCATTAACATCCAATCTGCTGATGCCAAAAAGCATTTACAGCGGTAAATTTCCCGATTCAAGCGTATTAGACAAGAAAATCACTTATGATAAATATGATGATAAAGGAAACCTTTTACAGTTTACACCAGAGGGAGGAATTCCAGTATCGATAATCTGGGGGTATCATCAAACACAGCCTATTGCCAAACTAGAAAATCTGACTTATGATCAGGCAGAAAGTTATGTTGCAAATATTCAGACTTTATCCAATGCGGATAATGATAATTGTATGTCTGCCAATTGTAATGAGCAGATTTTAAGAACTGCTTTAAATAATTTAAGAACGGTCTTCTCTCAGGCAATGGTGAGTACATACACTTACAATCCGTTAATCGGGGTTACCAGTATGACAGATCCAAAAGGAACAGCTTCCTACTATGAATATGATTCAGCTGGCCGATTAAAATTTATTAAAGATAAAGATTTAAATGTACTTCAAAAATACTGTTACAATTTTAAAGGCCAGCAGATTAATTGTGACGATAATAGTTCTTCAAGTGTTGTATTATATAAAAGTGCAGCCAGAAGCGGTTCGTTTACAAAAGACAATTGTGATGCAGGCGGAGTTGGATCTGCTGTAATCTACACTCAGGCAGCAGGGGCAGCTGTTTCAACTATTTCTCAGGACGATGCAGATTCCAAAGGTCTTACTAAATTTAACACAGATGGTAAAGTATATGCAAATCTTCATGGGGACTGTACCTTTAGCAGTACAGCCTACAGTGGTTCGTTTACCAAAAATAATTGCGCTTCCGGCGGAGAAGGTTCTTCTGTTGCATACAGTCAGGCAGCAGGCGCCTCTACATCAAAAACCTCACAGGCTCATGCTAATGAAATTGGTCTTCAGAAATTCAATACAGAAGGTCAGGTTTACGCTAATTCAGAAGGGTATTGTACTTTTAGAAGTATAGCTTACAGTGGAACATTTACAAAGAATACTTGTGCTCTCGGTGGAACAGGACTAAGTGTAACATACAGTCAGGCAGCAGGAGTCGAAACTTCTACAATCTCACAATCTGATGCTGATGCAAAAGGATTAGTAAGATTTAACGCAGACGGACTTGCTTATGCTAATACTAACGGTCAGTGTTTGTTTAAGAATACAGTTCAGAGCAGATCGATCATAAGAACCAACTGTGCCGCAGGCGGAGCACCAGGAATTGCTATTTATACAGTTCCGGCAGGAAGATATGATTCTTATACTTCTCAGGCGGATGCGGATGCCAGAGCGCAGAACGAAATCGATGTTAATGGTGAGGCTTATGCAAATGCTAATGCCAGCTGCAGATTTTTAAATACGCTGCAGAGCAGAATAATTGAAAGAAACAACTGTGCAGCAGGAGGTACGCCTGGTAGTGTCATTTATAATGTTACAGCAGGAAATTATGATTCCTATATTTCTCAGGCAGATGCAGATGCCAAAGCCCAGAATGAAATCAATCTTAATGGACAGCTTTATGCCAATACTAATGCCATATGTACTTTCAAAAATACCGTGCAGAGCGGATTGTTCACCAGAAATAACTGTGCTGCGGGAGGTACACCTGAAAGTATTTACTATTCAGTCTCCGCAGGGATATATGAATCGAATATCTCTCAGGCAGATGCAGATGCAAAAGCGCAGAACTATGTCGCACAGAATGGACAGGCTTATGCAAATGCCAATGCCAGATGTACATTTTGGAATACTGCACAAAGCAGGTTATTCACCAGAAATAATTGTGCACCTGGAGGAACTCCGGCAAGTGTATGGTATACAGTTCCGGCTGGAAGATATCACTCGAACGATTCTCAGGCAGCAGCCGATTCTCAGGCGCAAAGCGAAATTGATGTGAACGGGCAGGCATTTGCAAACAACGATGCGAATGCTAAATGTACTTTTTGGAACAGTGAAAGAAGTGGATTATTTACCAGAAATAATTGTGCTCCAGGCGGAACACCTGCCAGTGCGTGGTATACTGTTCCTGCAGGACGTTACAGCTCTGTAGAATCTCAGGCTGCCGCCGATGCCCAGGCGCAGAATGAAATAAATGCTAATGGTCAGGCGTACGCAAATAATGATGCCAATGCAAAATGTACGTTTTGGAATACTGCACAAAGCGGTCTGTTTACAAAGAATGATTGCGCCGTGGGAGGTATTCCAGGAACAGCATGGTATACGGTTCCGGCCGGCCGCTACAGTTCTACAGAATCGCAGGCAGCGGCAGATGCCCAGGCGCAGAATGAAATTAATGCAAACGGACAAAATCATGCCAACGCCAATGCAGTTTGTACATTTTCTAATGTTTTAAAAATGCAGAGTTTCACAAAAAATAACTGCGATGCAGGCGGAGTTCCGGGTACAGCAACTTATGTAGTTCCGGCGGGAAGATATTTCTCAACCTATTCTCAGGCAGCAGCAGATGATCAGGCGCAGCAGGAAATTAATGCAAACGGACAAAATCATGCTAACGCAAATGCCGGCTGTACCTATTACAGCGCAGCCAGAAGCGGTTCGTTTACTAGAAACAACTGCGGTGTTGGAACTGTCGTGGGGTCAACTGTTTCCTACTCTCAAAATGCAGGTGTTGAATATTCAGTAACATCACAGGCGGAAGCTGACGCACGCGGACTGCAGCGATTTAATACAGACGGGCAGGCCTATGCCAATGTCAACGGATATTGCTTTTACTATAATCGAGCTAAAAGCGGCAGTTTTACTAAAAACAATTGTGCTTCCGGTTATCAGCCTGGAGCTCCGACCATTTACACTGTACCAGCCAATAGCCTTATCTCCTACAATTCACAAGCTGAAGCAGATAATTTTGCGCAAGATATGGTGAATTCCAATGGTCAGACATATGCCAATGCAAACGGAATTTGTAATCCGATTTATTTTGACGCATCAGGAGATATGCAGATTGCGCTAAAGAAAATGTTTATAACATTAACAGCTTCCTCCTCTAATCATAATGGTAAAATTTTCAATATCGAGATCTATTACGATACTGCTTCAAATCCTAGTGCCTATCAAACAGCCACTTTACAATTATTACCTGGTGAAACAAACAAAACTTTCACAGTTGGCGTTCCGGCTAGAACTTATGCATCAATGTCATTTTACTAA
- a CDS encoding DUF4269 domain-containing protein translates to MVDFTNISYLKTGNQKQQSAFLVLTKYKVLEKLSEFDPLLVGTIPINIDIENSDLDIICYWTSKTDFIDKITLFFGKENGFVIRETLIDQVESVVANFKIDIFEIEIFGQNIPTLHQNGYKHMLIEDQILRKKGENFRLEIIKLKEKGIKTEPAFGLLLGLTGNVYEELLDFKV, encoded by the coding sequence ATGGTTGATTTCACTAACATTTCATATTTAAAAACAGGAAATCAAAAACAACAAAGCGCATTCTTAGTTTTAACAAAATACAAAGTTTTGGAAAAGCTGTCTGAATTTGATCCTCTTTTAGTGGGTACTATTCCCATAAACATTGACATTGAAAATAGTGATCTTGATATTATTTGTTATTGGACAAGTAAAACAGACTTTATAGATAAGATTACGCTCTTTTTCGGAAAAGAAAACGGGTTTGTTATTAGAGAAACTTTAATTGATCAGGTAGAATCTGTAGTGGCAAACTTTAAAATCGACATTTTTGAAATAGAAATATTCGGGCAGAATATTCCAACTTTACATCAAAATGGGTATAAACATATGCTCATTGAAGATCAAATTCTGCGTAAAAAAGGCGAGAACTTCAGATTAGAGATTATTAAACTCAAAGAAAAAGGAATAAAAACCGAACCTGCATTTGGTCTGCTATTAGGCTTAACAGGAAATGTTTACGAGGAATTATTGGATTTTAAAGTCTAG